The Nitrospira sp. genome includes a region encoding these proteins:
- a CDS encoding response regulator transcription factor — protein MTRPRILMADDHSLVLAGLRRLVEEEGDVVGTVEDGRALIEAAQRLRPDLILLDISMPLLNGLDAARQLTKLVPDSKMIFLTMHATPTYVTEAFKAGAVGYLVKQSAEAELKQAIQAVLKGQHYMTPSVTKDTLGTKLHPSEGPACKRPVTTLTERQREVLQLIAEGKGTRAIASMLHISIKTVEFHRTRIMEELNLHSTAELTRYAVSEGLVSL, from the coding sequence GTGACGCGTCCTCGTATCTTGATGGCGGATGACCATTCGCTCGTGCTGGCCGGCCTCCGAAGACTGGTTGAGGAGGAAGGGGACGTGGTCGGCACCGTCGAAGACGGACGGGCCTTGATCGAGGCAGCGCAAAGGCTGCGGCCGGACCTCATTCTCTTGGACATTTCCATGCCACTGCTCAATGGCCTGGACGCAGCTAGACAACTCACGAAACTGGTGCCGGACAGCAAGATGATTTTCTTGACCATGCATGCCACCCCCACCTATGTGACTGAGGCCTTTAAGGCCGGGGCTGTAGGCTACTTGGTTAAACAGTCCGCGGAGGCGGAGCTCAAGCAGGCCATCCAGGCGGTCCTGAAGGGTCAGCACTATATGACGCCGTCGGTGACCAAGGATACGTTGGGGACGAAGCTCCATCCATCCGAGGGTCCTGCGTGTAAACGGCCTGTGACCACCCTCACCGAGCGTCAGCGGGAAGTATTGCAACTCATCGCGGAGGGGAAAGGCACCAGGGCGATCGCCTCCATGTTGCATATCTCCATCAAGACCGTGGAATTCCATCGGACCAGGATCATGGAGGAGTTGAATCTTCATTCGACTGCTGAGCTCACCAGATATGCCGTCAGTGAGGGCTTGGTGAGTCTCTGA
- the treZ gene encoding malto-oligosyltrehalose trehalohydrolase — protein sequence MNTHADMTWRLDLGANCVGSSAVRFRVWAPRVNQVSVHVLNQEGHDPLPMESRGQGYFDLTVEGVRAGDRYRYVLDGDKVRPDPASRFQPDGVHKASVVVDPDAFDWTDRGWTGPVLKDLIIYELHTGTFTQTGTFEAIIPYLEYLKQDVGITAIELMPVAQFPGTRNWGYDGTYLYAPHSTYGGPQGLKTLVNACHVAGLAVILDVVYNHLGPEGNYLADFGPYFTDRYRTPWGHAINYDGSDSDEVRHFMISNALYWVTEYHIDALRLDAIHGMYDFSATHILQDLAEAVHDQGGRLGRRIFVTAESALNDTRVITPPGQGGHGLDGQWNDDFHHALRTVLTKERAGYYQDYEGLKPLATAMQEGFVYTGQHSRYHRRRHGNSSKGCAPSRFIVFTQNHDQIGNRAFGDRLSTQVPFEALKVAAAAVLLSPNIPLLFMGEESGETAPFLYFIDHGDPGLVEAVRRGRRAEFASFAWEGEIPDPQDPLTCERSRVHIDGPLDPRRAAQLRWTRRLIELRTAIPSLGTGGSPSEHHVRAYEQDQVLVIHRRGDRGPDALLILSFNGERTSVLLREPVGDWRLRLESTGTEFDGGGRERLQQRLVIASEGVTLPLPAYAVAVFLREA from the coding sequence GTGAATACGCACGCTGACATGACCTGGCGATTGGATCTCGGCGCGAACTGCGTCGGTTCATCGGCTGTGCGGTTTCGCGTGTGGGCTCCCCGCGTAAACCAGGTTTCCGTGCACGTACTCAATCAAGAAGGTCATGATCCGCTTCCGATGGAGTCGCGGGGGCAAGGTTATTTTGATCTCACGGTCGAGGGTGTTCGAGCAGGCGATCGCTATCGCTATGTCTTGGACGGCGACAAGGTTCGGCCAGATCCGGCATCCCGGTTCCAACCGGACGGTGTCCACAAGGCTTCCGTCGTGGTCGATCCCGACGCATTCGACTGGACGGATCGTGGATGGACAGGACCCGTGCTCAAAGATCTGATCATCTACGAACTCCACACGGGGACGTTTACACAGACCGGCACGTTCGAGGCGATCATCCCTTACCTGGAGTATCTCAAGCAGGACGTGGGGATCACGGCCATCGAACTCATGCCTGTCGCGCAGTTTCCAGGCACACGGAACTGGGGCTATGACGGGACCTACCTATATGCACCCCATTCAACCTATGGCGGGCCGCAGGGGCTCAAGACGCTTGTCAATGCCTGCCATGTCGCCGGGCTGGCGGTCATCTTGGACGTGGTCTATAACCATCTTGGTCCCGAAGGAAATTATTTGGCCGACTTCGGTCCTTACTTCACCGATCGCTATCGCACGCCCTGGGGTCATGCAATCAACTACGACGGATCAGACAGCGACGAAGTCCGGCACTTCATGATCAGCAATGCGTTGTATTGGGTGACCGAATACCACATCGATGCGCTTCGGTTGGATGCGATCCATGGGATGTACGATTTCAGCGCCACCCATATTCTCCAAGACTTGGCCGAGGCGGTGCACGATCAAGGGGGGCGGCTCGGGCGACGGATCTTCGTGACCGCAGAAAGCGCGCTGAATGACACGCGGGTCATCACGCCTCCAGGGCAGGGCGGGCATGGACTCGACGGACAATGGAACGATGACTTCCATCACGCGCTCCGGACCGTACTGACGAAGGAGCGGGCCGGGTATTATCAAGATTACGAAGGACTGAAGCCTCTGGCGACGGCGATGCAGGAGGGGTTTGTCTATACCGGTCAGCATTCACGGTATCACAGGCGTCGTCATGGGAACTCGTCGAAAGGCTGCGCGCCATCCCGATTCATCGTGTTCACACAAAACCATGACCAGATTGGAAATCGGGCGTTCGGTGATCGCCTGAGCACCCAGGTGCCCTTCGAGGCGCTCAAGGTCGCGGCCGCAGCCGTCCTGCTGTCCCCCAATATTCCGCTCCTCTTCATGGGGGAAGAGTCAGGCGAGACCGCGCCGTTCCTCTACTTCATCGACCATGGTGACCCGGGGTTGGTCGAAGCGGTGCGCCGCGGACGGCGGGCGGAGTTTGCGTCGTTTGCGTGGGAGGGAGAGATTCCGGATCCTCAAGACCCGCTCACTTGTGAACGATCGCGAGTTCACATCGACGGTCCGTTGGATCCTCGTCGAGCTGCCCAGCTGAGATGGACCAGACGGTTGATTGAGCTTCGGACTGCGATACCATCGCTGGGAACCGGGGGCAGCCCATCCGAACACCACGTCAGGGCCTACGAACAGGATCAGGTATTGGTCATCCATCGCCGGGGGGACCGAGGACCGGACGCCCTGTTGATCTTGAGCTTCAACGGCGAACGGACGTCAGTTCTCCTGCGAGAACCGGTGGGAGACTGGCGTCTTCGGCTGGAGTCAACGGGAACGGAGTTCGACGGTGGCGGGCGGGAACGTCTTCAGCAGAGGCTGGTTATCGCGTCGGAGGGCGTGACTCTCCCTCTTCCGGCCTATGCCGTTGCGGTGTTCCTGCGGGAGGCTTGA
- a CDS encoding FAD/NAD(P)-binding protein, whose amino-acid sequence MINPYLIHPATIIEKIREADDIHTYRLRLNDEETRRNFRFTAGQFNMVYLFGVGEVAISIVSDPEELERLDHTIRSVGRVTSAIAQRQVGEVLGIRGPFGKGWPLEEARGHDVVIVTGGLGCAPVVGAIDYMFRRRRHYGSVKIIHGVKTSRDLLFHERFEAWGKQSDTEVLLASNQRDEAWRYHVGVVTDLFECVTLDPAKTMVLMCGPEIMMRLGVPILMRRGIPATAIHVSLERHMECGIGLCGHCQMGPYFLCKDGPVMRYDRIEPWLGRVGV is encoded by the coding sequence ATGATCAATCCTTACCTGATACATCCGGCCACCATCATAGAGAAGATCCGGGAAGCTGACGACATTCACACCTACCGGCTTCGGCTGAATGATGAAGAAACCCGTCGCAATTTTCGTTTCACCGCCGGGCAGTTCAACATGGTGTATCTGTTTGGTGTCGGGGAGGTGGCGATCTCAATCGTCTCAGACCCGGAGGAGCTGGAGAGGCTTGACCATACCATCAGATCTGTGGGGCGAGTGACCTCCGCGATCGCACAACGGCAAGTCGGTGAGGTTCTGGGAATCCGCGGTCCGTTTGGGAAGGGTTGGCCGCTGGAGGAAGCACGCGGCCATGACGTCGTCATCGTGACCGGCGGCCTGGGTTGTGCTCCAGTGGTGGGGGCGATCGACTATATGTTTCGGCGGCGTCGGCACTATGGTTCCGTCAAGATCATCCATGGTGTGAAGACATCGCGAGACTTGCTCTTTCATGAACGATTCGAGGCCTGGGGAAAACAGTCCGACACGGAAGTTCTGCTGGCCAGCAACCAACGGGATGAGGCCTGGCGTTACCATGTCGGCGTGGTGACGGACCTGTTCGAGTGTGTGACGCTGGATCCAGCGAAGACCATGGTTCTAATGTGTGGCCCCGAGATCATGATGCGCCTGGGTGTGCCAATCTTGATGAGACGCGGAATTCCAGCAACAGCCATTCATGTCTCACTGGAGCGACACATGGAGTGCGGAATCGGCCTCTGCGGCCATTGCCAGATGGGTCCGTATTTTCTGTGCAAAGACGGGCCGGTCATGCGCTACGACCGTATCGAGCCATGGTTAGGACGGGTGGGAGTGTAG
- a CDS encoding DUF2934 domain-containing protein, with product MKPLVADKSRRKKHSESIQGREPAVLRKESIHSQPVSPPDDIQARISDHAYELYAERGYRQGYALEDWLEAERAIRGPERNA from the coding sequence ATGAAGCCACTCGTCGCGGATAAGTCACGCAGGAAGAAGCACTCTGAATCTATTCAAGGTCGGGAGCCGGCTGTGCTCCGGAAGGAATCGATTCATAGCCAACCAGTTTCGCCTCCTGATGATATACAAGCTCGTATCTCCGACCATGCCTATGAACTCTACGCCGAACGTGGCTATCGACAGGGGTATGCGCTCGAGGATTGGCTGGAGGCGGAGCGAGCGATCCGCGGTCCCGAACGCAATGCGTAG
- the glgX gene encoding glycogen debranching protein GlgX produces MVAGQSLRTWPGHPYPLGATWDGEGINFALFSENATAVELCLFDGPDAPKESHRIRLEERTDQVWHVYVPGLWPGQHYGYRVHGPYEPEEGHRFNPNKLLIDPYSKSIAGSIGWTDAMFGYRIGDPDGDLSLDDRDNVANMPKCVVIDTAFTWGGDHRLKTPWDKTIIYELHVKSISARHPDVPEHMRGTYAALTTPAMLDYLVDLGITAVELLPIHHFVRDRQLSDRGLTNYWGYNTLGFFAPDIRYAVSPVQGHYVREFKTMVKTLHSAGIEVILDVVYNHTAEGNHLGPTLCFRGIDNASYYKLVPGDARHYMDYTGCGNTLNVRHPRTLQLIMDSLRYWVMDMHVDGFRFDLASALARELHEVDRLSAFFDILHQDPILSQVKLIAEPWDVGEGGYQVGNFPVGWAEWNGKYRDTIRRYVKGDGGQMAELAYRLTGSSDLYEGSGRRPFASVNFVTAHDGFTLHDLVSYNSKHNEANLENNRDGTEDNLSWNCDVEGPTNDPAVIELRERQKRNLMVLLLLSQGVPMICGGDEIGRTQQGNNNAYCQDNEISWYDWTLDQAQRDLLTFVRSMIAFRKEHPVLRRRRFFQGRRLRGSEVKDLAWFRPDGKEMTDKDWDAGYAQSLALRLAGDAIAETDEKGRPIIDDTLLILLNAHHTPLPFTLPAHKRGVRWRPLLDTSASSFHLKKVRPIKGGEPYEIEARSLAVLQLLHHD; encoded by the coding sequence ATGGTGGCAGGACAATCTCTACGAACCTGGCCCGGTCATCCCTATCCCCTGGGTGCGACGTGGGACGGAGAGGGTATCAACTTCGCGCTCTTTTCCGAGAACGCGACGGCGGTGGAACTGTGTCTGTTTGACGGGCCGGACGCTCCGAAGGAATCCCATCGAATTCGCCTCGAGGAACGCACCGACCAGGTCTGGCATGTGTATGTGCCGGGGCTCTGGCCTGGCCAACACTATGGCTATCGCGTACACGGCCCCTACGAGCCCGAGGAAGGACATCGGTTCAATCCCAACAAACTGCTCATCGATCCCTATTCCAAATCCATCGCCGGTAGCATCGGCTGGACGGACGCCATGTTCGGTTACCGAATCGGCGACCCCGATGGCGATCTCTCACTTGATGACCGAGACAACGTGGCGAATATGCCCAAGTGCGTCGTCATCGATACGGCCTTCACGTGGGGAGGCGATCACCGGCTCAAAACGCCCTGGGACAAAACCATTATTTACGAGCTCCACGTCAAGAGCATAAGCGCCCGACACCCAGATGTCCCGGAACACATGCGCGGAACCTATGCAGCCCTGACCACTCCGGCCATGCTCGACTATTTGGTTGACCTCGGCATTACGGCGGTCGAGCTCCTGCCGATACACCACTTTGTCCGCGACCGGCAGCTCTCGGATCGCGGACTGACGAATTATTGGGGCTATAACACTCTGGGATTTTTTGCGCCGGATATCCGGTATGCGGTCTCTCCCGTCCAAGGACATTATGTGCGCGAGTTCAAAACGATGGTCAAAACCCTCCACAGCGCAGGGATCGAAGTCATCCTGGACGTCGTCTACAACCACACCGCCGAAGGCAATCATCTCGGCCCGACCCTGTGCTTTCGCGGCATCGACAACGCTTCGTATTACAAGCTGGTACCAGGTGACGCACGGCATTACATGGACTACACCGGTTGTGGAAACACGCTGAACGTCAGACACCCACGCACTCTCCAACTCATCATGGACAGCCTGCGGTACTGGGTGATGGACATGCATGTCGACGGCTTTCGCTTCGACCTTGCCTCAGCGCTGGCGCGGGAGCTGCACGAGGTCGACCGGCTGAGCGCCTTCTTCGACATCCTCCATCAGGATCCTATCTTGTCCCAAGTCAAACTGATCGCCGAACCCTGGGACGTCGGCGAGGGCGGTTACCAGGTCGGTAATTTCCCCGTCGGTTGGGCCGAGTGGAACGGGAAATATCGGGATACCATCCGGCGCTATGTTAAAGGGGACGGGGGGCAGATGGCCGAGCTGGCCTACCGACTGACGGGCAGCAGCGATCTCTACGAAGGAAGCGGCAGGCGCCCGTTTGCCAGCGTGAACTTCGTCACGGCGCACGACGGATTCACGTTGCACGATCTGGTCTCCTACAACTCCAAACACAATGAGGCCAATCTCGAGAACAACCGTGACGGGACCGAAGATAATCTCAGTTGGAATTGCGATGTGGAAGGCCCGACGAACGATCCGGCCGTCATCGAACTCCGCGAGCGCCAAAAGCGGAACCTCATGGTGCTGCTCTTACTCTCACAAGGTGTGCCGATGATCTGCGGAGGTGACGAGATCGGTCGGACGCAACAAGGCAACAACAACGCCTACTGCCAAGATAACGAGATCAGTTGGTACGACTGGACGTTGGACCAGGCTCAGCGCGATCTACTGACTTTCGTTCGCAGCATGATTGCCTTCCGCAAGGAACACCCGGTCCTGCGACGCCGGCGGTTTTTTCAAGGCCGACGCCTTCGCGGATCGGAAGTCAAAGATCTGGCCTGGTTCCGGCCGGACGGGAAAGAGATGACCGATAAGGACTGGGACGCCGGGTATGCCCAATCACTTGCCTTGCGTCTGGCCGGCGATGCGATCGCCGAAACCGATGAAAAGGGCCGGCCCATCATCGACGATACGCTCCTGATTCTGCTCAACGCCCACCATACACCGCTTCCCTTTACCCTTCCGGCACACAAGCGCGGTGTCCGCTGGCGGCCCTTACTCGACACGTCTGCGAGTAGTTTCCATCTTAAGAAGGTCCGTCCCATCAAAGGAGGCGAGCCCTACGAGATCGAGGCACGATCCCTCGCCGTCCTTCAATTACTGCACCACGACTAA
- the treY gene encoding malto-oligosyltrehalose synthase, which yields MPVSTYRVQLNRAFPFKAATAIVPYLSALGITDCYTSPYLKATPGSEHGYDVVDPTMLNPELGTEDEYREFIRALHAHEMGHILDVVPNHMGIGRSANAWWLDVLENGPSSSFAHLFDIDWHPVKRELENKVLLPILGDLYGTVLENQEIVLVYEEGRFFIKYYDHRLPVGPKSSAMVLTHRLDELINEAGASSPHVQELQSIVTAMRNLPSSTETDPQRVEERNRERDIIRQRLATLVRDGETVARFLDDNVRIFNGTKDDPRSFDLLDALLNDQVYRLADWRVAAEEINYRRFFDVNELAAVRMENDAMLQASHVLVFRLVKEGAATGLRIDHVDGLSDPGRYLHEWQAWAQRELGHPLFVVVEKILGKDEPLPESWPVSGTTGYDFLNLLNGLFVQTTHERAMDETYVRFIRRRISFEDLVYESKKLIMQASMASEINVLGHQLNLLSERDRRSRDFTLNSLTNAIREIIACFPVYRTYITEGPEPLLDRDRAYIRLAVARAKRRNAALSGRVFDFVRSLLLKEWDERTSQERHEQLRFVMKFQQMTSPVTAKGLEDTAFYLYNRLASLNEVGGNPERFGVTLATFHKDLRERQARWPFSLSATSTHDTKRSEDARARINVLSEIPREWRACVNRWAKLTRRDKIDVEGQLVPDRNEEYLFYQTLVGVWPLMSLDHAQYRTFCERIQEYMNKVLREGKTHTSWVNPDQGYEEAMRQFVESILDRTRPNAFLDEFLPFQQRVAHWGMWNALSQVVLKTTAPGVPDFYQGSELWDFSLVDPDNRRPVDYDVRTTLAQTLRRALAECGPDLRPLARTLLAERLDGRIKLYTTMRALNFRRENRALFHDGEYIPLDGRGTKQEHCCAFARLHLEQAVVTVVPRLIGSLTNDAMTPPVGLDVWGDTYVTVPSWRSDSTYRNLFTGETLSTQTVGDRQMLPMAEVLREFPVALLERLT from the coding sequence GTGCCGGTGTCCACGTACCGGGTGCAGCTCAATCGAGCCTTTCCGTTCAAAGCGGCGACCGCGATCGTTCCGTATCTATCTGCCTTGGGTATTACGGACTGCTATACCTCGCCTTATCTGAAGGCGACACCCGGTAGTGAGCATGGCTACGATGTGGTGGATCCCACCATGCTGAATCCCGAACTCGGCACTGAAGACGAGTATCGAGAATTCATCCGCGCGCTGCACGCACACGAGATGGGCCACATCCTCGACGTCGTGCCGAACCACATGGGGATCGGACGGTCAGCGAATGCCTGGTGGTTGGACGTGCTTGAGAACGGGCCAAGCTCGAGCTTTGCGCATCTGTTCGATATCGACTGGCATCCGGTCAAACGAGAATTGGAGAACAAGGTACTCCTGCCGATCCTCGGTGATCTCTACGGAACGGTCCTGGAGAATCAGGAAATTGTCCTCGTCTATGAGGAGGGACGGTTCTTCATCAAATACTATGACCATCGGCTGCCTGTGGGGCCGAAGTCCTCGGCGATGGTGCTTACGCATCGGCTCGATGAACTGATCAACGAGGCGGGGGCCTCGTCCCCCCATGTGCAAGAGTTGCAAAGCATCGTGACGGCGATGCGCAATCTTCCCTCAAGTACTGAAACTGATCCCCAACGTGTGGAGGAACGGAACCGGGAGCGAGATATCATCAGGCAGCGCCTCGCCACCTTGGTGCGGGACGGCGAGACCGTCGCGAGATTTCTCGACGACAACGTCCGGATCTTCAACGGGACAAAGGACGATCCGCGCAGTTTTGATCTGCTCGATGCCTTGCTCAACGACCAGGTGTATCGACTGGCCGACTGGCGGGTGGCGGCGGAAGAAATTAATTACCGGCGGTTCTTCGACGTCAACGAGTTGGCCGCCGTCCGGATGGAGAATGATGCGATGCTCCAGGCGTCGCATGTCTTGGTATTTCGGCTCGTGAAAGAAGGTGCGGCAACGGGGCTGCGTATTGATCACGTGGACGGCCTTTCCGATCCGGGCCGGTATCTCCATGAATGGCAGGCCTGGGCTCAACGCGAGTTGGGCCACCCGCTGTTCGTGGTGGTCGAAAAGATTCTCGGCAAGGACGAGCCGCTGCCCGAGAGCTGGCCCGTCTCCGGCACGACCGGCTACGATTTTCTGAACCTGTTGAACGGTCTCTTCGTGCAGACGACCCACGAGCGAGCCATGGACGAGACCTATGTCCGGTTCATCCGCCGCCGTATCTCGTTCGAAGACCTCGTCTATGAATCGAAGAAGCTGATCATGCAGGCCTCGATGGCCAGTGAAATCAATGTCCTTGGACACCAATTGAACCTGCTTTCCGAACGCGATCGTCGATCGCGTGATTTCACGCTGAACAGCCTCACGAATGCCATCCGTGAGATCATCGCCTGCTTCCCTGTGTACCGGACCTATATCACGGAGGGGCCGGAGCCTCTGTTGGATCGAGATCGCGCCTATATCCGTCTCGCCGTGGCTAGGGCCAAGCGACGAAACGCCGCTCTCAGCGGGCGTGTCTTCGACTTCGTCCGGTCCTTGTTGCTGAAGGAATGGGATGAGCGAACCAGTCAGGAGCGTCACGAACAGCTCCGGTTCGTGATGAAGTTCCAACAGATGACCAGTCCCGTGACGGCGAAGGGACTAGAGGACACAGCATTCTACCTGTACAACCGGCTGGCGTCGTTGAACGAGGTCGGGGGCAATCCGGAACGGTTCGGCGTCACGCTCGCGACCTTTCACAAGGACCTGCGGGAGCGCCAGGCGCGCTGGCCGTTTTCCCTCTCGGCCACCTCTACGCACGATACCAAGCGGAGCGAGGATGCGCGGGCACGTATCAACGTGTTGTCGGAGATCCCCAGAGAGTGGCGGGCCTGCGTGAACCGCTGGGCCAAACTCACCCGGAGGGACAAGATCGACGTGGAGGGACAACTGGTTCCTGATCGTAACGAGGAGTATTTGTTTTACCAGACACTCGTCGGTGTGTGGCCTCTGATGTCTCTGGATCATGCGCAGTACCGTACATTCTGCGAGAGGATTCAGGAATACATGAACAAGGTACTGAGGGAAGGCAAGACTCACACGAGTTGGGTCAATCCCGACCAAGGCTACGAAGAAGCGATGCGGCAATTTGTCGAATCGATTCTCGACCGGACCAGGCCCAATGCCTTTCTTGACGAATTCCTTCCCTTCCAGCAGCGGGTTGCGCACTGGGGGATGTGGAATGCGTTGTCCCAAGTCGTGCTCAAGACGACGGCTCCCGGCGTTCCGGATTTCTATCAAGGCTCGGAACTCTGGGATTTCAGCCTCGTTGATCCAGACAATCGTCGACCGGTAGACTATGACGTGCGCACGACTCTTGCGCAAACACTCCGGCGCGCACTCGCAGAATGCGGACCGGATCTGCGACCATTGGCTCGAACCCTGCTCGCTGAGCGTCTCGACGGAAGGATCAAACTGTACACAACCATGAGAGCTCTGAACTTCCGTCGGGAGAACCGCGCACTTTTTCATGATGGCGAATACATTCCGCTCGATGGGCGCGGGACCAAGCAAGAGCATTGCTGTGCCTTTGCCCGTCTTCACTTGGAGCAAGCCGTGGTGACGGTCGTTCCACGACTGATAGGATCACTGACCAACGATGCCATGACACCACCGGTCGGTTTGGATGTGTGGGGAGACACCTATGTGACCGTGCCATCCTGGAGATCGGATTCGACCTATCGTAATCTCTTCACCGGAGAAACGTTGTCGACTCAGACCGTCGGAGATCGCCAAATGTTGCCCATGGCGGAGGTATTGCGCGAATTTCCCGTCGCCCTGTTGGAACGCTTGACGTAG
- a CDS encoding 4Fe-4S dicluster domain-containing protein codes for MADDNHQVFPLAHLQRLLDALSTKGYRIVGPTVRDGSVVWETIRFVLDLPIGWRDQQEPGRYRLEQTGSQEIFGVVHGPQSLKPFVFAPREPLLHIERAEGGFSAQPRLPQSEKIAIIGARACDLAGLAIQDRIFLHGEYRDTCYAARREGLFVIAVNCTRALPTCFCASMDTGPRAKNGFDLTLTEIDDHLLVEAGSEAGSDLLSTLSLSPAIHKAIDEAAARVDACAQSQVRRLDHTCLPQALYDAHEHPRWDDVAARCLACANCTMVCPTCFCHTVEEIPDLTRQQTEHARLWDSCFTQEHGYIHGKNIRPTIKDRYRLWLTHKLASWIDQFGTSGCVGCGRCITWCPVGIDLTEELSVLLKPGEQQSAINRQEEASGE; via the coding sequence GTGGCTGACGATAATCATCAAGTCTTCCCACTAGCTCACCTCCAACGATTGCTTGATGCGTTGAGCACGAAGGGGTATCGAATTGTCGGCCCCACAGTACGGGACGGGTCCGTGGTGTGGGAGACGATCCGGTTTGTGCTGGATCTGCCGATCGGCTGGCGCGATCAGCAAGAACCTGGTCGCTATCGGCTGGAACAGACCGGCTCCCAGGAAATTTTCGGGGTCGTCCATGGACCCCAATCGCTGAAGCCCTTCGTCTTTGCGCCGCGTGAGCCGTTGCTTCACATCGAACGGGCAGAAGGCGGATTTTCCGCACAGCCTCGCCTTCCTCAATCGGAAAAGATTGCGATCATTGGCGCTCGCGCTTGTGATCTTGCTGGGTTGGCCATTCAAGATCGGATTTTTCTCCACGGCGAGTATCGCGACACCTGCTATGCGGCCCGCCGCGAGGGGCTGTTCGTGATCGCGGTGAATTGCACCAGGGCGCTACCGACCTGTTTTTGCGCATCCATGGACACGGGCCCTCGCGCCAAGAACGGCTTCGATCTCACTCTGACGGAAATCGACGACCATCTACTGGTCGAAGCTGGAAGCGAGGCCGGGTCCGATCTTCTTTCTACTCTCTCTTTGTCTCCTGCTATACACAAAGCAATCGATGAAGCAGCAGCGCGCGTGGACGCGTGTGCACAAAGCCAAGTCCGCCGGCTGGATCATACTTGCTTGCCGCAGGCGCTCTATGATGCCCATGAGCATCCGAGATGGGACGACGTGGCGGCACGCTGTTTGGCCTGTGCGAATTGCACGATGGTTTGCCCGACCTGTTTCTGTCATACGGTCGAGGAGATACCGGATCTCACCCGGCAGCAGACCGAGCATGCCAGATTATGGGATTCCTGTTTCACGCAGGAGCACGGCTATATCCATGGGAAAAATATCCGTCCCACGATCAAGGATCGCTACCGTTTGTGGTTGACACATAAGCTGGCCTCGTGGATCGATCAATTCGGAACGTCCGGCTGCGTCGGCTGTGGTCGATGTATCACCTGGTGTCCGGTCGGGATCGATCTGACCGAAGAGCTGTCGGTGTTGCTGAAGCCGGGTGAACAGCAGTCAGCCATCAACCGTCAGGAAGAGGCGTCCGGCGAGTAG